agtacttagatattaaactctctctcttagatattaaacagtacttcgatattaaactctctctcttataaTGTAGCGAGTAAACATTTCCATCCTCACCAAGACTTCCTCCTATGTCGTTAATGCTGACTTTGTCATTCAAACAGTTGATGGCCTCCTCCAGGGAGAAGTTGCTAAAGTGGAGGTGGATCACTTTCCCTGCGGGTGCGCGGATGTTCCACTCGCATCGGGCGTTGTTGTCGTAGCTTTCGGGGAAGTCCATGGAAGAAAACGTGCCGCCTGTTCCCGTCAAATCCTTTGGGCCGCCGCAGCCAGACGCTGCACGAAAAAGATGGTAAAAATTCACCGATTGGTCGCTCGGAAAAAAATTGAGCAATTGAGTATTCCTCCCACAGCCCCCCAAAAACTTGTTAACCCAAAGAATGACCCCTACTATATTGGTTGTAGATGTCCCTGCGTATGACGTTATTGATCCATGGCAGATATGCGGATGATCGGGTGAACACGGATGGTTTCTTGTTCATGATACACCCGATGGGGCCAAAACTGGTGATTCCATGTACTTCCCAGGGGGTGTCGGGACCATCCTGGCACACCAAGGGTCCGCCAGAATCTCCCTGTAACCGACGCAGTTAGCGAGAAGTTAGCATTTTCCCATAGAGCGGCAAAATTGTGGGTTTTGATTACCTGGCAGACTGACTTGAGCTCTTCGGGTAGAATGTAACCGCAGCAGATCATGGAGGGCTTCACCTGGAACCACCAGTAGTCCATCCGCTTACATGTGTTGTGTGGGACCACAGGCAAGGCTACCTGGTTCAGGGTCTCTGCCACTTTAGCGTTGAGGGAATCCCCTGAGGAAAAGGACATGCAGAAAGTTTGgtagaatggacgtttggtagaatggaCGTTGGGTAGAATGGACGTTGGgtagaatggacgtttggtagaatggacgtttggtagaatggacgtttggtaggatggacgtttggtagaatggacgtttggtaggaTGGACGTTTGGgagaatggacgtttggtagaatggacgtttggtagaatggacgtttggtagaatggagtgagtttaatatctaaatatctaatatcaaaatatcaactgtccggggaccaaacgtccggggaccaaacatccggggaccagacgtccggggaccaaacgtccggggaccaaacgtccggggaccaaacgtctggtcacaaTAACTTTGGgctgaggtaacatgaaaagacgtttATCTGCGTACAGAGAGCGTACTCGCCATTAATGGTGAAAATGTCGTCAGAGCCCATGTCCACGCACCTGTCTCGTCCCCCCAGCCGGTGGCGTAGCACTTCTTCCCCTCGGGTAGAATCTCTTCCATGGAAGGTAGGCACGCGAAATCGATCTGGTCGCTCACGTCGGCGTCCAAGTCCAGCTTAACCAGGGCAATGTCAAACTCCACAGTGGGCACGGTTGGGTACCGGAAGGCCTCATGGCGGTAGATGCCCAACACCGAGTAGCAACGCTCGCTTGGTTCCGTGATGGTCAGATTGTGCTTGCCCAGGCACATTCGCCAGCGGTGCAGCTCGTCGGCGTAGCTACAAGGGAAGTGGGTGGAGCTAAAAGTTCAAACTTTGGCAACACTATAAATTCTAACTAAGAGAGGTTGGTTTTAACATTCAAAATATGCCAGCGTCACCCTCCAGGCCTGCAGGGGGCAGtggaacatttattatttttttgtatcactttatcctcaatcatgggggggtgccggagcctaacccagctgaatCTAAACTACACAGGCTCAAAAAAGAATACTTTTATCTTAATGAAGTGTACAGAAAAGGgaaaatttgagtttttattgttgtttttaatgactttttgaGTTCAAAAGTAGGCCTACTTACTTGATGAAGCAGTGAGCTGCTGTGAGCACCCATTTCTTATGAATAAGAGTTCCCCCACATATGTGGAAGAAAGTCGGATTCTCTTGACTGGCCGGCCAGACCTGAGCGAGAATGACAGCGCGTCAGAGTTGTGGAACAAATAGGATTATGGAAGGTGATCTTCTAGTTACCTGCATGGACACCTGCCAAGGCCACGAATGCGCCCGGGCTTCTTCTCCATTCACAATGCGGGACATAACGGAGGGAGGGATGGCTGGTTTGCCGCATGGCGTCGGCCATTCTGGAACAGATTGGTCACCTCTTTGTTGGAAACAGCAGAAAACGTCACGAAAACCCAAATTGGACGAGCGGAGCTCGGCTAGCCAGAACCCAAACAAGAAAAACTTTAGCCCGAAAACAGGGGTTTCAAACTTTGTTTtggttcgtgtgtgtgtgttgtgtgtgtatatgtgtgtgtatgtgtgtatatgtgtgtatatgtgtgtatatgtgtgtatgtgtgtatatgtgtgtatatgtgtgtatatgtgtgtatatgtgtgtatatgtgtgtatgtgtgtgtatgtgtgtgtatgtgtgtgtgaatgtgtatgtatgtgtgtgtatgtgtgtgtatgtgtgtgtatgtgtgtgtatgtgtgtgtttgtgtgtgtatatgctcATAATTTGGTAATCATCCTTTGTCTGTCTATTAAAAACCCTGTGGGATTTTTAGTCATTGTCAGATCATCTGCTTTGTTTGTACCATCccaagtaataataataataaaaataataatgataatatcattattattattattacttggCATGGAATAACTGAAAatcacacagggtttaaataaacAGACAAAGGGTGCCATGCTACATTCCTCATTTGCCCATGTCTTCTcacaaaattctccaaaaaagtcccaaaaaatataaaagcatTAGCCACCATATGTACAATCTGATCTGAATAAACTACAAAGTGCCTTGGGCCGGATGGGACCCACTAAGCGGGCCACATCCGAACCACTGGCCATACATTTGACACCCCACCTATATGCATGTCATCCCAAGGATTGCTCGGCGCAGGCGGTTCTGTCGGCGCGGGTAGTCCGGGTTTGGTGGTCCAGTAGGCTCTGAAACCCTTAGATTCTAACAACAGGTCTGAATGGAACCGGACCACCAGTTTGCTTCCTTTGGTCTTGATGCTGGCAGGAATTTTGCTGCCACAAAAGGGTCCTAAAAACCAAACCCTCGGGTCAATTTCAAGTCGAGCCTGACCCGGCGGCGGTTAGTAGCCACACCCACCGTGCTTCTGAAGCAAGACATTGGTGACGCCGTTGATGTCGTATACCACGACGCTGTCGGAGCACTTGGACAAGAAGAAGTCTTTGGCCTGAAGGTCGAAGTGGGTGAAGGTCAGGGTGATCTTTTTGCCCAATGGGAGCGCCACGCTCCACATGCACTGGCTGTTGGCCTTGTAGTTCATTGGCCAATCGTGAGATTTGATCACGCCAATCTCTTCCTTGGAGGACAAGCCGCATCCTTGGATTTCTGAACagcaggtcaaaggtcaattcTGTGTATCTGTCTATTGCACAGACCTTGTTCATAGTTTTACAATTATATTTGCTCAAATTTAgcctattttagatatattcattgacaaaaaaatgataaaataacagTGTATGTCATTATGTAGTATTTATATAGTTAAGAATTAAGCATGTCATAGGCAatgtaaaatattacatttataaaGAAGTACTGGAATTATTATAGCGAAATTAAAGAATAAATATAGACAAATTAAATGTAGAagtgaataattttttttttttacaaaatgtattacaattttaaaaacgatagaataaacatgaaataataaattaattcgTTTAACATTGCACTAAATTAACTCAACCCTTACAAATACGACTACTTCTAATAAAATAGTATTATATACTAAAAATATAGGATTTCCCCAATAATTTAATCACTATTTTCTACTATTGATTTTTCCCAATATAATTAGCTTACAATGCAATATAATATCAATACAATATATACCAAAAAACTGCCTTTATCAACGTTCTTGACTCTTCGAATACACTACAAACATAACTTATCATAAAGTAATAAACATACTTCCATCCTGGCCATGTGAGACCTTGCTTCTTTATCACCAACTccataaaaatacttttatctGTGTTATTTTCTCCTCGTGGAGGTTCGACGTGACAAGGTTCACCTTGCTTTTATAATCTTTgcaaaaaacttgttttagtACGTACCTGCGATGTCCTCGGGGTAGACGGCCTCCCACTTGGCCAAGAAACCTCGGTCGCTAAGACGACTGTCGGACAAGAAGGAGACGGATAAAACGTTGGTGGCCGCCACCGCAACTGGTGGACGGATGTAGCCGCAATGGGTGCCTGCAAATTGGCAACATCACCATTAGATAGACGTCCATGCAAAATggaaaatggctggctctagctCAGCATATGGGTCTTTGAGGTCATTATATGGGGCTTTGAGGTCATTATATGGGTTTTTGATGTCATTATATGGGTTTTTGATGTCATTATATGGGTCTTTGATGTCATCATATGGGTCTTTGAGGTCATCATATGTGTCTTTGAGGTCACCATAAGGGTCTTTGAGGTCAGCATATGTGTCTTTGAGGTCAGCATGTGTCTTTGAGGTCATCATATGGGTCTTTGAGGTCACCATTTGGGTCTTTGAGGTCATTATATGGGTCTTTGATGTCATTATATGGGTCTTTGAGGTCATCATATAGGTCTTTGAGGTCATTATATGGGTCTTTGGGGTCATTATATGGGTCTTTGAGGTCATCATTTGGGTCTTTGAGGTCATTATATGGGTCTTTGAGGTCATTATAGGTGTCTTTGAGGTCAGCATATGGGTCTTTGAGGTCATTATATGGGTCTTTGAGGTCAGCATATGTGTCTTTGAGGTCAGCATATGGGTTTTTGAGGTCAGCATATGTGTCTTTTAGGTCAGCATATGTGTCTTTGAGGTCATCATATGGGTCTTTGAGGTCATTATATGGGTCTTTGAGGTCATCATATGGGTCTTTGAGGTCATTATATAGGTCTTTGAGGTCATTATATGGGTCTTTGAGGTCATCATAGGAGTCTTTGAGGTCATCATATGGGTCTTTGATGTCATTATATGGGTCCTAGAAGTCAGAATATGGGTCTTTGAGGTCAGTTATATACCGTGTTGGATTTTAAATGACCTATCTTTAGGTAAAATATCTTCCTTGATAGAGTATAGCAATCACAGCATATCTACAgtaatggtctttttttaaactaaaaactaatgTTGTCATAtcataatcattcattttctgaaagacATCCTCACCTAGCGTGCCGTAAGCGTCTGACAAGACCAACTTGTCGTCCTCGCATTGTCCCGGTTCTCCCGTGATGGCCATTTCGGTAATTTGGAGCTTCACCAAAAACCCTTTGGGTACGCTAATCCTCCACGAGACGTTTTGGTAAGCCGGGTACGGTTCCGGGAAGCCCTCGGACTCAATGGTACCCTTCCGCCCGTTGAGAATAATTGGACCACCTGAAAAAGAAACATCGTTTTCCGCatttttcaacaacaacaagcggAAAAATATGTTACCCGGAGCGGGGGTGGTGATCACGGTGGTGGGCCGGGTCGTTGTCGATGGCTTCTCGGTGGTGGGGATGACGATGGGAGGAAGACTGGTTTTGGTGAAAGTGGCGCTGAACCCTCTGGAGGTTTGCCCACCGTCCGATTTAAAGCGGACCATCATGGTGTTGCTGCTGGATTCCACCGGTTTGGGTAAGGACCCCCCGCAGAATTTACCTTAAGACAAACAAGGGGAGTTTACAAACCAAGTATTGTGGGTTGTTATCATGCACTTACCTAACGACGAAGAATCGTCGTAGACCTGTACAAAGTCGCCACACGCTTCGGGGATCAGGTCAAACGAGGTGAACGTCAGTCGAACTCCCTCGCCATCGGGGACGgtgattttccacttttttaacACACAAAAACGGCAATGTTTACTATTTTGGGAAGCGAGACGTTTCAGTTAATGCTTACCTGGTATAGCGCAGCATTGGGGTAGTTCTCCTCCGGAAAGCCAGGGGTCAGCAGATCCCCTCGGTCACCGTGGAGGAAGCCGCCGGCTCCGGTTATTTCTAGCGACGAGGATGAAGGGTACTTCATTTTCGAGGGTACACACGGGTTTATACAGCGACATTCCATTTTCTAGGGCAAGGGTCCATAACGGTCTTACCCGAAGCGCGTTCTGGAGACACGGCCTCGTAATGGGCCTTGAATCCTTGGTCTGTTTTTCTATCGTTGGTGTCGAAGTAGACGGTCAGGTGGTTGGACAGGGTCACCACCGGTAATGGTTTGCTGTAGCCGCAatattttcctgcaaaaaaaaaaaacattttaggggTAACCTTTCATTTTAGGGGTGACCTTTCAGATTCCGTCCTTGATAATTTTGCTAATTTAGCTAATTTTTGCTAAGTTTGCTAAGTTTGCGAAGTTTGCTAAGTTTGCTAAGTTTGCTAATTTTGCTAATTTTGCTAACTTTGCTAATTTTGCTAACTTTGCTAATTTTGCTAACTTTGCAAATTTTGCAAATTTTGTTAATTCTGCTAATTCTGCTAATTCTGCTAATTCTGCTAATTCTGCTAATTCTGCAAATTTTGTTAATTCTGCTAATTCTGCTAATTCTGCTAATTCTGCTAATTCTGCTAATTCTGCTAATTCTGCTAATTCTGCTAATTCTGCTAATTCTGCTAATTCTGCTAATTCGGCCAATTCTGCTAATTCTGCTAATTCTACCAAACCTGCTTATTCTGCTACTTCTGCCAATTCTGCTAATTCTGCTAATTCTGCCAATTTTGCTAATTCTGCTAATTTTGTGATTGTAaatcaaatgtcattttcagaggatTAAAATCagctttaaatatatatatatattttaaaatatattcattttctttaaatgattCTTAAATTTTCAAATCACACCACTTAATTCCTAacaatatttgagtgttataGTGGATTATACCAATTACTCCTAGCGAATCACGTAGCGTCAATACATCGGCGCTACACAGTTGCGTGTCCTCCACAGCAAATTCTTCAAACCACAGCTAGATGacctacaaaaaaacaatgttttcattACGCATCttgttttagtgtttttttgacAGACAGATGAACAAACATGGCACTATTTGCAGTTAAAGAGATTGAAATTTGGCACGAATGTGGCCGTGCTAACACGGTTTTCTCgctgtttctttgtttgtttatttttcagggAATGGAGGAAAAGGGAAACAATTTGCCATCTGTCCATTTTTGTCGTCCATCCCAGCTGCTTGGCTTCACATTAGTCAGTTGGAAAGCAAAATCGGCTCACAATCTGGCAACCCGCCGAGTAGTTTTGTAACAACGCTTTGACATGAGAGGCGGTTTTCAAATGTGAAGACGACGTATAACGGGGGTGTCACCTTATCGGGGTCCACTGTAATGTGCCAGGTGCAGCTTC
This region of Stigmatopora nigra isolate UIUO_SnigA chromosome 6, RoL_Snig_1.1, whole genome shotgun sequence genomic DNA includes:
- the LOC144198132 gene encoding LOW QUALITY PROTEIN: ovochymase-2 (The sequence of the model RefSeq protein was modified relative to this genomic sequence to represent the inferred CDS: substituted 2 bases at 2 genomic stop codons), with the protein product MAKKRVLSTLETWLIVLFVVMTAVSVGLLILYFVQNEEESAHPPEGPESGCGGPQQLTGVSGTFTSRHYPSSYDNGRSCTWHITVDPDKVIXLWFEEFAVEDTQLCSADVLTLRDSLGVIGKYCGYSKPLPVVTLSNHLTVYFDTNDRKTDQGFKAHYEAVSPERASEITGAGGFLHGDRGDLLTPGFPEENYPNAALYQWKITVPDGEGVRLTFTSFDLIPEACGDFVQVYDDSSSLGKFCGGSLPKPVESSSNTMMVRFKSDGGQTSRGFSATFTKTSLPPIVIPTTEKPSTTTRPTTVITTPAPGNIFFRLLLLKNAENDVSFSGGPIILNGRKGTIESEGFPEPYPAYQNVSWRISVPKGFLVKLQITEMAITGEPGQCEDDKLVLSDAYGTLGTHCGYIRPPVAVAATNVLSVSFLSDSRLSDRGFLAKWEAVYPEDIAEIQGCGLSSKEEIGVIKSHDWPMNYKANSQCMWSVALPLGKKITLTFTHFDLQAKDFFLSKCSDSVVVYDINGVTNVLLQKHGPFCGSKIPASIKTKGSKLVVRFHSDLLLESKGFRAYWTTKPGLPAPTEPPAPSNPWDDMHIEWPTPCGKPAIPPSVMSRIVNGEEARAHSWPWQVSMQVTRRSPSIILFVPQLXRAVILAQVWPASQENPTFFHICGGTLIHKKWVLTAAHCFINYADELHRWRMCLGKHNLTITEPSERCYSVLGIYRHEAFRYPTVPTVEFDIALVKLDLDADVSDQIDFACLPSMEEILPEGKKCYATGWGDETGDSLNAKVAETLNQVALPVVPHNTCKRMDYWWFQVKPSMICCGYILPEELKSVCQGDSGGPLVCQDGPDTPWEVHGITSFGPIGCIMNKKPSVFTRSSAYLPWINNVIRRDIYNQYTSGCGGPKDLTGTGGTFSSMDFPESYDNNARCEWNIRAPAGKVIHLHFSNFSLEEAINCLNDKVSINDIGGSLGTYCSHVPPMDLVSSGDLLHVSFSSNNKVVDTGFSATWRAVDPSEAPCGGIFSSAQGELTSPNWPNDYPTQAVCTWQIRVPGSKSIQVAFTHFELQAVNLIGECVDYVEIFSGGSMTSLGRFCGFAPPAKMTVLGDMVVIRFLSDGVNRQQGFRGYWTTDASIIPTLPPPTPNPWDNITISWPEDCGKPAVKPRTTTARVVNGEEAVPHSWPWQVSMQASPQSPVPYMHGCGGSLIHEEWILTAAHCFMTPLQQTGYWRMCLGKHSMNSSWDVPSAEACLKVDAIIRHEGFVYEEDRSDISNDVALVHLVEAVNMTREISPVCLPRPGELVHAGKPCFVTGWGDEKGNLFPKVSEKLNQAALPVVDFQTCSKPAYWWDALRPSMICAGYESPDELKSACQGDSGGPFVCTAAEDSATWEVHGVVSFGPQGCIKDKKPSVFTRVSAFSHWINDNIKRFMYERNNK